The region GCCAGTGGATTGCTGACCCTGCCATAATTGCAGATTCCACTGTGGATTATGCACAGGTGCAGTATGAACTTGGTTATGTCAATGAAAAGTTTACCCGGGAAGACATATTTGATATGAGCTTCTATGAACTGGCCATAACTGAGTAAAATAAACAGCAACCTTTTTAAAGACCTGTTGATTATAGGTCGCCGGAAGTGGAGGCTATTCCTCCACACATTTCCGGAGGTATCATGAAAACCAAACCGGTTTCAAAAAAAGGCATAGAAATCATTTCCCTGGTAACAGCCATTATTTTATGGCAACTTTTAGCTGATCTTGTTATAGGGAATACCTTCATTCTTCCAAGTTTTACAGATGTAGTTTATGCTTTCATCACAATAATCGAAAGGGGAGTTCTGTTCACCGATCTTACGATAAGTCTGCTGCACTTTGGAATAGGTATCATTTCGGCTCTTGTTATAGGTGTCCCAATCGGGATTGCAATGGGATGGTTCCATAATGCAGACAGGGTAGCAGATCCCCTGATTGAGATTGTGCGCCCGATTCCTCCTCTTGCATGGATTCCCTTTGCAATTGTGTGGTTTGGTCTGACTCACATATCTGCCGGATTTGTAGTTTTTGTAGGAGCCGTTTTCCCGATTATTATCAATACATTGACCGGTTTCAAAAGTGTTTCAAAAGTTTATGTGGAAGCCGGCAAGGTGCTGGGTTGTATGAAAAGTACCTCTCTTATTCGTTATATTGCACTACCCTATTCACTGCCCTCTATAGCTGCAGGCATAAGAATTGCCATGGGTGTTGGCTGGATGTGTCTGGTAGCAGCTGAGATGTTCGGTGTCAGTAAAAACGGTCTGGGATACAAGATATGGTGGCATTATTATCTTCACCAGATGGATTTTGTGCTGGTCTACATGCTCATTCTGGGCTTTTTGGGGCTATTGATAGATCGTGTTTTCCGCTGGTATGTGGACGGGAAATTGCTTAAATGGAGAAAAGGAGTCGTTGTTTAAATGGGCAGACTTGTGATTGAGAATGTGGGGCAGAGTTTTGAGAAGGATAAGGGTGAGTCTACCGATGCTCTCAAAGATGTGAACTTTGAGGTAAAAGATGGTGAATTTGTCTGTATCATTGGGCCATCAGGTTGTGGAAAAACTACCCTTTTGCGCATTGTTGCCGGATTGGACAGGGCGGATTCGGGCAGGATCCTACTGGATGGTGAGACGATAACTTCTCCCGATCCACGCAGGGGGATGGTCTTTCAGGAATATTCATTGTTCCCCTGGAGAACGGTTATAGACAATGTGACATTTGGTCTGGATATGAGTGGTATGGATAGGAAAGAATCCAGGAAGATTGCTGAAGAATATCTGAGGCTTGTAGGCCTTGAACAGTTCCGGGACAGTTATCCTTACGAACTTTCAGGAGGAATGAGACAAAGGATCGCTATTGTCAGGGCCCTTGCAAACGATCCTGCAGTTTTGCTTATGGATGAGCCTTTTGGGTCCCTTGATGCCCAGACACGCAATAAACTCCAGCAGGAACTGTTACAGATATGGGAATCTAAGAAGATAACAATTCTTTTTGTAACACACAGTGTGGATGAAGCAGTTTATCTCTCCGACAGGATTGCTGTTATGACTTCCCGTCCCGGGCGAATAAAGGAAATGGTTGATGTCGATCTACCTCGTCCCAGGGACAGGACAAGTATCTCTGCAAATAAACTGCGTAACAGGCTGCTGAAAATGCTGGCTGAAGAAAATAAATAACTCATTCAGAATGTACGATTACTTTCGTGCCTGATTCTATACTTTCAACATTGACTTTACCAATAAGTTCCAGTTCTTTTTTTGCCCTTACAAACTTTATATTGCAACCAGGCCGTACTTTCATCCAGCCATCTGTAATGGCGTGGCCACCGATTGTGCAACGATCAAGCAGAGTCGCATTCCTGCTGGCATAAATATCCCCGTCTACCCTGCAATTTGGGCCCAGTATCACTTCTTCTGCATGGAGATTTCCTCTCACAACTGTACCCTTGCCAAGTTCTACGTTGCCGGCAACTTTCAGATTTTTCCAGAAATTAGTATCTGATCCTGTAATGAGATTTCCATCCAGGCTTATATTTTGCTCAAAATAGGACTTTTTCCGGAGAATGTAGGTATTACTCTGTGGATGGAATTTCATGATATTCTCATTGTCTTCATTCATGGTTTCAATATTATAAATGGCTTGTATTTTAGCCCTTCTGCTTTAAGCGTTGATATACAGAGCAAGAGTTATCAGTGACTGTGCAGTAGCCGTAATATCTCCGTTATTTTTACCCCAACTACCATTATCATTCTGTTTTTTCAGTAACCAACGGATCGATTGGTCTATCTCACCTGAGCGACCGGCCATTATCAGTGCCTGCAAAACAAGATTGCTGGTTGCTATGAATTTCCAACCACCGTTTTCCTGCACCCGTGACAACAACCAGTCCGTTTTTTCCCTGATAAAATCAGTGTAGTCTTTTCCTGTCAGTTCTGATTGTTTTATGAGGCAAATTATTATCAAGGCAATCGTACCGGGATGTTCCCATGTACTATCAAAATCCTTTATGATTTTCTGGCATTCGCCGGGACAGGGCACTTCGAGATCTGCAAGGGCAATCAGGGCATAGGTTCTATCATATATATCTTCTAAATTACCATTATTCTGTTTGGTTTTGATATAATGGGTTACTGCAGGATAATAGATTCCCATTGTGGCAAGGGCTGAGGCACCTCTGCAAATTTCCCTGAAAGATTGTGGCCTGTGAATCTCTCTTATTAGGGTGGATGTACGGGTATATCCTCTGCCCCAGTGGTAGCTGGCTGTTGTGCTTCTGGCATATTCCTTGAGGGTCACAGGCTGACTTTCATCCAGCCAATCAAGCCCTCTTCTTGCTGCATCCTTATATTTAATTTCCTTTGCCTGAATCTTACAATCCCCTGGCTTTCTTGATAGGTTTTTTATAGAGTTCTTCAAGATGCTCTACTATATTTTCAAGAATTGGGCCTGGTATTCCCACAAGCATTTCATCCCTGCCTATATCGGTTGTCCTGCGACATCCGAAACATCCCATGGAGTAATTTATATCTCCGGTCTGGATGGGAATTATAGTTGAATCTACGCAGGTGGCCTGGAATGGTGCTGTGCTCATGGTTACCCTTCCTCCCGTTTCAAAAGTAAACGCTGGCACAATCCAGTAAAGGGTTTCGGGAAGATCGATCAAAATCACCACATCGGGTTTAAAGTCAGCCTTTGCAAGAGGACAAACCACTGTTGCCTGCATGCTGCATTCCTCGAATTCCGCTCTCTCCTCTATCATCTTAGCAGCTGCTTGAGGTGTATCGAACATGCCGATTTTGGAGTGGAACTCACCACTTTTAACATTGTCTGGTGTTTCTAAAAGTCCCAGACTGGAACCGCCTACCACGCATGCATGTTTATCTGCCGGTATCACAAGACATTCACCCTTCCTTGCCTTCATGATAGACTGGCAATGACGGGTTTTT is a window of Methanohalophilus mahii DSM 5219 DNA encoding:
- a CDS encoding ABC transporter permease, whose protein sequence is MKTKPVSKKGIEIISLVTAIILWQLLADLVIGNTFILPSFTDVVYAFITIIERGVLFTDLTISLLHFGIGIISALVIGVPIGIAMGWFHNADRVADPLIEIVRPIPPLAWIPFAIVWFGLTHISAGFVVFVGAVFPIIINTLTGFKSVSKVYVEAGKVLGCMKSTSLIRYIALPYSLPSIAAGIRIAMGVGWMCLVAAEMFGVSKNGLGYKIWWHYYLHQMDFVLVYMLILGFLGLLIDRVFRWYVDGKLLKWRKGVVV
- a CDS encoding ABC transporter ATP-binding protein — its product is MGRLVIENVGQSFEKDKGESTDALKDVNFEVKDGEFVCIIGPSGCGKTTLLRIVAGLDRADSGRILLDGETITSPDPRRGMVFQEYSLFPWRTVIDNVTFGLDMSGMDRKESRKIAEEYLRLVGLEQFRDSYPYELSGGMRQRIAIVRALANDPAVLLMDEPFGSLDAQTRNKLQQELLQIWESKKITILFVTHSVDEAVYLSDRIAVMTSRPGRIKEMVDVDLPRPRDRTSISANKLRNRLLKMLAEENK
- a CDS encoding bactofilin family protein: MNEDNENIMKFHPQSNTYILRKKSYFEQNISLDGNLITGSDTNFWKNLKVAGNVELGKGTVVRGNLHAEEVILGPNCRVDGDIYASRNATLLDRCTIGGHAITDGWMKVRPGCNIKFVRAKKELELIGKVNVESIESGTKVIVHSE
- a CDS encoding prenyltransferase/squalene oxidase repeat-containing protein, translated to MKNSIKNLSRKPGDCKIQAKEIKYKDAARRGLDWLDESQPVTLKEYARSTTASYHWGRGYTRTSTLIREIHRPQSFREICRGASALATMGIYYPAVTHYIKTKQNNGNLEDIYDRTYALIALADLEVPCPGECQKIIKDFDSTWEHPGTIALIIICLIKQSELTGKDYTDFIREKTDWLLSRVQENGGWKFIATSNLVLQALIMAGRSGEIDQSIRWLLKKQNDNGSWGKNNGDITATAQSLITLALYINA
- a CDS encoding DUF169 domain-containing protein; this translates as MENKEISDKLKEILQLRYEPVAVKLVKRGEDVPANFNQPEKKTRHCQSIMKARKGECLVIPADKHACVVGGSSLGLLETPDNVKSGEFHSKIGMFDTPQAAAKMIEERAEFEECSMQATVVCPLAKADFKPDVVILIDLPETLYWIVPAFTFETGGRVTMSTAPFQATCVDSTIIPIQTGDINYSMGCFGCRRTTDIGRDEMLVGIPGPILENIVEHLEELYKKPIKKARGL